One window from the genome of Terriglobales bacterium encodes:
- a CDS encoding ADP-ribosylation factor-like protein — protein MSFINFAAREINCKIVYYGPGLGGKTTNLQVVFDKTADKQKGKMISLATETDRTLFFDFLPLDLGTVRGFKTRFHLYTVPGQVFYDASRKLILRGVDGVVFVADSQEERMDANVEALENLNDNLKEHGYDFNKIPYVLQLNKRDLPNVMSVDDLKKDLVKKGEPVFEAVAFQGVGVFETLKEVARQVLIELKKG, from the coding sequence TTGAGTTTCATCAACTTCGCGGCCCGCGAGATCAACTGCAAAATCGTCTATTACGGCCCCGGTCTGGGCGGGAAGACGACCAACCTGCAGGTCGTCTTCGACAAGACCGCCGACAAGCAGAAGGGCAAGATGATCTCCCTGGCCACGGAGACCGACCGCACGCTGTTCTTCGACTTCCTTCCCCTGGACCTGGGCACGGTGCGCGGCTTCAAGACCCGCTTTCACCTGTACACCGTCCCCGGCCAGGTGTTCTACGACGCCAGCCGCAAGCTGATCCTGCGCGGGGTGGATGGGGTGGTGTTCGTCGCCGATTCCCAGGAAGAGCGCATGGACGCCAACGTCGAAGCGCTGGAGAACCTGAACGACAACCTCAAAGAGCACGGCTACGACTTCAACAAGATCCCGTACGTGCTCCAGCTCAACAAGCGCGACCTGCCCAACGTGATGTCGGTGGATGACCTGAAGAAGGACCTGGTCAAGAAGGGCGAGCCGGTGTTCGAAGCGGTGGCCTTCCAGGGGGTGGGGGTCTTCGAGACGCTGAAGGAAGTGGCGCGGCAGGTGCTGATCGAACTGAAGAAAGGCTAG